Proteins encoded together in one Hymenobacter monticola window:
- a CDS encoding NmrA family NAD(P)-binding protein — translation MKITLTGSLGNISKPLATALVQQGHTVTVISSKADRQAEIEALGATAAIGTVDDAEFLTNAFAGADAVYLMVPPKFGVADSRKYHQEVGHNYAQAVRESGVRRMVQLSSWGAHLSEGSGGIIGTHDVEMLLREVPGVALTHLRATSFYTNFYTSVGMIKSAGMMGANYVGDLKVAFVHPRDIAAAAAEELVKPADGAGHNVRYVASDERTANEVARALGNAIGKPNLKWVAFSDEQMRENMTSHGVPANRADEVVGVYASINSGKLGEDYWQHRPTLGQVKLEDFAQEFAAAF, via the coding sequence ATGAAAATCACACTCACCGGTTCCCTCGGGAACATCAGCAAGCCCCTGGCCACCGCGCTGGTGCAGCAGGGTCACACCGTCACGGTCATCAGCAGCAAGGCGGACAGGCAGGCGGAAATTGAGGCCCTCGGCGCTACCGCTGCCATTGGAACCGTGGATGACGCGGAATTTCTGACCAATGCCTTCGCCGGCGCCGATGCCGTTTATTTGATGGTGCCGCCCAAATTCGGCGTGGCCGATTCGCGGAAATACCATCAGGAAGTTGGTCATAATTATGCTCAAGCCGTTCGGGAGTCGGGCGTGCGGCGCATGGTGCAACTCAGCAGTTGGGGCGCGCACCTGAGCGAAGGCAGCGGCGGCATTATTGGCACACACGACGTGGAGATGTTGTTGCGCGAGGTGCCCGGCGTGGCGCTCACGCACCTGCGGGCTACGTCATTCTACACCAATTTCTACACCTCAGTCGGGATGATAAAAAGCGCGGGAATGATGGGCGCCAACTACGTGGGCGACCTCAAAGTGGCCTTCGTGCACCCCCGCGACATTGCCGCCGCTGCCGCAGAGGAACTGGTGAAGCCCGCTGATGGCGCTGGCCACAACGTACGCTACGTGGCCAGCGACGAGCGCACCGCAAATGAAGTGGCGCGGGCGCTGGGCAACGCCATCGGCAAGCCCAACTTGAAATGGGTCGCCTTTTCTGATGAGCAGATGCGGGAAAACATGACCAGCCACGGCGTGCCTGCCAACCGCGCCGATGAAGTAGTCGGCGTCTACGCCAGCATCAACAGCGGCAAACTGGGCGAAGACTACTGGCAGCACCGCCCCACGCTGGGTCAGGTGAAGCTGGAAGATTTTGCCCAGGAGTTTGCGGCGGCGTTTTAA
- a CDS encoding TolC family protein has product MLKKRIYQCLGAASLALAVGACKTPELVVKNENRNVPGSYSTAAPATSAGTLDSTNTGRVQWKQFFTDPKLQELIQTALQNNQELNITLQEIEIAKNEIRARQGEYLPFVSLGARADVEKVGRYTLQGATEEQVQIQEDRRTPDPLTNFQVGAFANWEVDIWHKLRNAKKAAAVRYLATVEGKNFMVTNLIAEIANSYYELLALDNQLAIVKQNIGIQSNALELVRLQKESARATELAVKRFEAQVEHTRALQFKLQQSIIETENKLNYLAGRYPQPVVRNTQSFNDLLPSTIQAGSPAQLLANRPDIRQAEQQLAAAKIDVQVARANFYPSLGLSGGVGLAAFTPGLLVSTPQSMLYALGADFAGPLFNRNGIKAAYYTANAAQTQAAYQYEKTVLNAYVEVSNQVANIGNLAKSYDAKAKEVAALNQSVDISNSLFRYARADYTEVLFTQRDALESKFDLIETRMQQLNATVNVYRALGGGWQ; this is encoded by the coding sequence ATGCTTAAGAAACGAATTTATCAATGCCTCGGCGCGGCCAGCCTGGCCCTCGCCGTGGGAGCCTGCAAAACGCCCGAACTGGTCGTAAAAAATGAAAACCGCAACGTGCCGGGCAGCTACTCTACCGCTGCCCCGGCCACGTCGGCCGGCACGCTCGACAGCACTAACACGGGCCGCGTGCAGTGGAAGCAGTTTTTCACCGACCCCAAGCTGCAGGAGCTGATTCAAACCGCCCTGCAAAACAACCAGGAGCTGAACATCACGCTCCAGGAAATTGAGATTGCCAAAAACGAAATCCGCGCCCGCCAGGGCGAGTACCTGCCCTTCGTGAGCCTGGGCGCCCGCGCCGACGTGGAGAAAGTGGGCCGTTACACCCTGCAAGGCGCTACCGAGGAGCAAGTTCAGATTCAGGAAGACCGCCGCACGCCCGACCCGCTCACCAACTTCCAGGTCGGCGCGTTTGCTAACTGGGAGGTCGACATCTGGCACAAGCTGCGCAACGCCAAGAAGGCCGCGGCCGTCCGCTACCTGGCCACCGTGGAAGGCAAGAACTTCATGGTGACCAACCTGATAGCCGAAATCGCCAACTCCTACTACGAGCTGCTGGCGCTGGACAACCAGTTGGCCATCGTGAAGCAGAACATCGGCATCCAGAGCAACGCGCTGGAGCTGGTGCGGCTGCAGAAGGAGTCGGCCCGTGCCACCGAGCTGGCCGTGAAACGCTTCGAGGCGCAGGTGGAGCACACCCGCGCCCTGCAGTTCAAGCTGCAGCAGAGCATCATCGAGACCGAGAACAAGTTGAACTACCTGGCCGGCCGCTACCCGCAGCCTGTAGTACGCAATACCCAGTCGTTCAACGACCTGCTGCCGTCCACCATTCAGGCCGGCTCGCCTGCGCAGCTGCTGGCCAACCGCCCCGATATCCGGCAGGCCGAGCAGCAGCTGGCCGCCGCGAAAATCGACGTGCAGGTCGCCCGCGCCAACTTCTACCCCTCGCTGGGCCTCTCGGGCGGCGTGGGCCTGGCCGCCTTCACGCCCGGCCTGCTCGTGAGCACGCCGCAGTCGATGCTTTACGCCCTAGGCGCCGACTTTGCCGGCCCGCTGTTCAACCGCAACGGCATCAAGGCCGCCTACTACACCGCCAACGCCGCGCAAACCCAGGCCGCCTACCAGTACGAAAAAACGGTACTGAATGCCTATGTGGAGGTGTCGAACCAAGTGGCCAACATCGGCAACTTGGCCAAGAGCTACGACGCGAAAGCCAAGGAAGTAGCCGCCCTCAACCAGTCGGTGGACATTTCCAACAGCCTCTTCCGCTACGCCCGCGCCGACTACACGGAAGTCCTCTTCACCCAGCGCGACGCCCTGGAGTCGAAGTTCGACCTCATCGAAACCCGCATGCAGCAACTCAATGCCACGGTGAACGTGTACCGCGCCCTGGGCGGCGGCTGGCAGTAA
- a CDS encoding helix-turn-helix domain-containing protein — protein sequence MPSRPLSELYTKLVPEAAETLLLERPREVGDFNVFNVADLMLANRERPPMTFDRRAFYKISLIQGRSRIEYADQVVEVEDKALWFASSRVPYRWLPHDQAQTGHFCIFTDAFLLPVKGRTMVEELPAFQPGAASVFQVTDEEYAAMEAVFQKMMREISSDYAYKYELLRAYLLELIHYVQKFQPAAEQASAHSAAARLATQFADLLERQFPLESPQQRLRLRTATDYAQQLAVHVNHLNRVLKETTGHTTTALIGSRMAQEAKILLKQTNWNISEIADSLGFADTAHFCNFFKRQTSLTPGDFRG from the coding sequence ATGCCATCTCGCCCGCTCTCCGAACTATACACCAAACTCGTTCCCGAGGCTGCGGAAACGCTGCTACTAGAGCGGCCCCGCGAAGTCGGCGATTTCAACGTTTTCAACGTGGCCGACCTGATGCTGGCCAACCGCGAGCGGCCGCCCATGACGTTTGACCGCCGGGCCTTCTACAAAATCAGCCTCATACAGGGCCGCAGTCGCATTGAGTATGCCGACCAGGTGGTGGAAGTGGAGGACAAGGCCCTGTGGTTTGCCTCCTCGCGCGTGCCTTACCGCTGGCTGCCGCACGACCAGGCGCAGACTGGCCATTTCTGCATTTTCACCGATGCCTTTTTACTGCCAGTGAAGGGGCGAACGATGGTGGAAGAGCTGCCGGCTTTTCAACCCGGCGCGGCATCTGTGTTTCAGGTCACCGACGAAGAGTATGCCGCCATGGAAGCTGTTTTTCAAAAGATGATGCGGGAAATATCCTCCGACTATGCTTATAAGTACGAACTGCTGCGGGCCTACCTGCTGGAGCTGATTCATTACGTGCAGAAGTTTCAGCCGGCCGCGGAGCAGGCCTCGGCTCACTCAGCGGCGGCCCGTCTGGCCACCCAGTTTGCCGACTTGCTGGAACGACAGTTTCCCTTGGAATCGCCGCAGCAGCGCCTACGCCTGCGCACGGCCACTGACTACGCCCAGCAGTTGGCCGTGCACGTCAACCACCTCAACCGCGTGCTAAAGGAAACCACCGGCCACACCACCACCGCGCTGATTGGCAGCCGCATGGCGCAGGAAGCCAAAATCCTGCTCAAGCAAACAAACTGGAACATTTCCGAAATTGCCGACAGTCTGGGCTTTGCCGATACGGCGCACTTCTGCAACTTCTTCAAGCGCCAAACCAGCCTGACACCCGGCGACTTTCGCGGCTAG
- a CDS encoding XdhC family protein: protein MTELQRLLLAYDRHRAAARPCALATVVEVLGSAYRRPGARMLVTEDGELTGAISGGCLEGDARQRARQAIFRGQPALVTYDTRDEDDPRHGLGPGCQGVVRILLEPLDFAAPDNPVELLRGFAQHPEPAVLATVFETDNSGLKAAVGQRVLLSADGALRGTPLLAAPLAEAARLTLAQGQSQILDIETDGGPVRALLEVLKPPLRLVVYGAGNDAQPLVHLAASLGWHITVVDGRPNLATAARFPEATEVRIVPVRELETQKPDAGAYHVLLSHNYAYDLAALQILLPTAAPYIGLLGPRAKAGRLLSEDELSLSDADIPAILQTRLHSPIGLGLGGETPEEIALAIVAEIQAVKNKRQPQHLRDTTSAIHNGSPKASQEPGTVSLVSSATEVA, encoded by the coding sequence ATGACCGAACTCCAACGCCTGCTTCTCGCCTACGACCGCCACCGCGCCGCGGCCCGGCCCTGCGCCCTGGCCACGGTGGTGGAGGTATTGGGCTCAGCCTACCGGCGCCCCGGCGCCCGCATGCTCGTAACCGAAGACGGCGAGTTGACCGGGGCCATCAGCGGCGGCTGCCTGGAGGGCGATGCCCGCCAGCGGGCCCGGCAGGCCATTTTTCGGGGCCAGCCCGCCCTGGTCACCTACGACACCCGTGACGAGGACGACCCGCGCCACGGCCTCGGCCCCGGCTGCCAGGGCGTGGTCCGCATCCTGCTGGAGCCACTCGATTTCGCCGCCCCCGACAACCCCGTGGAACTGCTGCGCGGTTTCGCCCAGCACCCCGAGCCGGCCGTGCTGGCCACCGTGTTTGAAACGGATAATTCCGGCCTGAAAGCCGCCGTGGGGCAGCGCGTGCTGCTTTCGGCCGATGGCGCCCTGCGGGGCACTCCCCTGCTGGCCGCCCCACTGGCTGAGGCCGCCCGCCTCACACTGGCGCAAGGTCAGTCACAGATTCTGGACATCGAAACCGATGGCGGACCGGTGCGGGCGCTGCTGGAGGTGCTCAAGCCGCCGCTGCGCTTGGTGGTGTACGGCGCCGGCAACGATGCCCAGCCGCTGGTGCACCTGGCCGCCTCGCTCGGCTGGCACATCACGGTGGTGGACGGCCGCCCCAATCTAGCCACTGCCGCGCGGTTTCCAGAAGCGACTGAAGTGCGCATCGTGCCCGTGCGCGAGTTAGAAACCCAGAAGCCCGACGCAGGGGCTTACCACGTGCTGCTCAGCCACAACTACGCCTACGACCTAGCCGCGCTGCAAATCCTGCTGCCCACGGCCGCGCCCTACATCGGCCTGCTCGGTCCACGCGCTAAAGCCGGGCGCCTGCTCAGCGAAGACGAATTAAGCCTTTCCGACGCCGACATTCCAGCTATTTTGCAAACCCGCTTGCACAGCCCCATCGGTCTGGGGTTGGGCGGCGAAACGCCGGAGGAAATTGCGTTGGCCATTGTGGCCGAAATCCAGGCGGTGAAGAACAAACGGCAGCCGCAACACCTGCGCGATACCACGTCCGCTATTCACAACGGCTCGCCCAAAGCCAGCCAAGAGCCAGGCACTGTTTCACTAGTTTCGTCAGCTACCGAGGTGGCTTGA
- a CDS encoding DUF6268 family outer membrane beta-barrel protein yields the protein MLLPAIGYAQGYMEGIGLSYEVLPLKQKNGSEAAFRGDVFRANIITPVAMAADSSHAVLAGMNLEALHFSGSRPGFAVQNVYGITPVLGYRQRLSARTELTALALPSLNSDLREVRGTDVTWGGVLRAAYRANARRAYRLTVGYRQQFYGPQYVLLLGLDWRLGERWRAFGDLPTTFNISYAAMPKVNVGFNLNGINTAYRLLNNDQYFQYQQAHYGLFAETYLSAHWALRATAAYAGIRRLDVFDKDDQWPATIDYIGLGKAPTPLNPRLEKGLAFRLALSYRVPAP from the coding sequence TTGCTATTACCCGCCATCGGCTATGCGCAAGGCTACATGGAGGGAATTGGGCTAAGCTACGAAGTGCTGCCGCTGAAACAGAAAAACGGAAGCGAAGCCGCATTTCGGGGCGATGTTTTTCGGGCCAATATCATTACGCCGGTGGCTATGGCAGCCGATTCTTCGCATGCGGTTTTGGCGGGCATGAACTTGGAAGCGCTGCATTTCAGCGGCAGCCGGCCCGGGTTTGCGGTGCAGAACGTGTACGGCATCACGCCGGTGCTGGGCTACCGGCAGCGTCTGTCGGCCCGCACCGAGCTCACGGCCCTCGCCCTGCCCAGCCTCAACTCGGACCTGCGCGAAGTGCGCGGCACCGACGTGACCTGGGGCGGTGTGCTACGCGCTGCCTACCGCGCCAATGCGCGTCGCGCTTATCGTCTCACGGTGGGCTACCGGCAGCAGTTCTACGGCCCGCAGTACGTGCTGCTGCTGGGCCTCGACTGGCGGCTGGGAGAGCGTTGGCGGGCGTTTGGCGACCTGCCCACCACGTTTAATATCAGCTATGCCGCCATGCCGAAGGTGAATGTCGGCTTTAACCTGAACGGCATTAATACGGCCTACCGGTTGTTGAACAACGACCAGTATTTCCAATACCAGCAGGCCCATTACGGCCTTTTTGCCGAAACCTACCTGAGCGCCCACTGGGCCTTGCGGGCCACGGCCGCTTACGCCGGCATCCGCCGGCTCGACGTGTTTGATAAGGACGACCAGTGGCCCGCCACCATCGACTACATCGGACTGGGCAAGGCGCCCACGCCCCTGAATCCTCGTCTGGAAAAAGGCCTGGCGTTCCGGCTGGCGCTAAGCTACCGGGTGCCCGCGCCGTGA
- a CDS encoding SDR family oxidoreductase, with translation MRVFVTGASGFVGSAIVQELLGVGHQVLGLARSEASAQALQAAGAEVHRGSLDDLDSLRRGATGADGVIHTAYNHDFSQYTAAGQTDRQAIEALGESLAGTDRPLIVTSGLAGFNLGRPATEKDNPAASPRQSEAAAMQLAGQGVRAMVVRLAASVHDRGDHGFVPVLIETARQKGEAAYIGDGLNRWPAVHRLDAARLYRLVLEQGIAGTNYHGVADEGIAQRDLAAIIGRHLNLPVVSKTPEEAADHFGWMARFAALDLTASSALTQQWLGWHPTHPGLLADLEEGDYFDE, from the coding sequence ATGCGTGTTTTCGTTACCGGCGCGTCGGGTTTTGTCGGCTCTGCCATTGTTCAGGAATTACTCGGCGTGGGCCACCAGGTGCTCGGCCTTGCCCGCTCCGAGGCGTCGGCCCAGGCGCTACAGGCGGCCGGCGCGGAGGTGCATCGCGGCTCGCTCGACGACCTCGACAGCCTGCGGCGCGGCGCGACCGGGGCCGATGGCGTCATCCACACGGCCTACAACCACGATTTTTCGCAGTATACCGCCGCGGGCCAGACCGACCGGCAGGCCATTGAGGCCCTCGGCGAAAGCTTGGCGGGCACAGACCGGCCGCTCATCGTCACGTCCGGGCTGGCGGGTTTCAACCTGGGCCGCCCGGCCACTGAGAAAGACAACCCCGCCGCCTCGCCGCGCCAGTCGGAAGCCGCAGCTATGCAACTGGCGGGGCAGGGCGTGCGCGCCATGGTGGTGCGCCTGGCCGCCTCCGTGCACGACCGAGGCGACCACGGCTTCGTGCCGGTGCTCATCGAAACGGCCCGCCAAAAAGGGGAAGCAGCTTACATCGGCGACGGCCTCAACCGATGGCCCGCCGTGCACCGCCTCGACGCCGCCCGCCTCTACCGCCTGGTGCTGGAACAAGGCATCGCCGGCACCAACTACCACGGCGTCGCCGACGAAGGCATTGCCCAGCGCGACCTCGCCGCCATCATCGGCCGGCACCTGAACCTGCCCGTCGTCTCCAAAACCCCCGAAGAAGCCGCCGACCATTTCGGCTGGATGGCCCGCTTCGCCGCATTGGACCTGACGGCTTCCAGCGCCCTCACCCAGCAGTGGCTGGGGTGGCACCCCACCCACCCGGGCCTGCTGGCGGATTTGGAGGAGGGGGACTATTTCGATGAGTAA
- a CDS encoding AraC family transcriptional regulator — MTASIPLFQLSTLTETAQQPADVFFLGPNSPPSQLPINLPYRSNYYKIGLCLRGQAQLKVNLETYDIGPNSLMLLSPYVIKQWPHISADFDGLSIFFTREFLSANGGLNLDAFCFFERDARHVFQLTTGQANEMAALLHSIEQKYEAPHAYREEILRSLIQILLHETAPIYSAQHVSTKAKQTRSQLIATGFKQLVSSHYATERSLGFYADKLCITPKHLAETVKEATGKRAVEWLAEAVLLEAHVLLQNPALTIAQIADTLHFADQSTFGRFFRKSAGVSPVAFRQAVARTL, encoded by the coding sequence ATGACCGCCTCAATTCCTCTTTTTCAACTCAGCACGCTCACCGAAACGGCTCAGCAGCCGGCGGACGTTTTCTTTTTAGGCCCCAATTCTCCGCCTTCGCAGCTGCCCATTAACCTGCCCTACCGCAGCAATTACTATAAAATAGGCCTTTGCCTGCGCGGCCAAGCCCAATTGAAGGTAAACCTGGAAACCTACGACATCGGGCCCAACTCGCTGATGCTGCTGTCGCCCTACGTCATCAAGCAGTGGCCGCATATCTCGGCCGATTTTGATGGATTGAGCATCTTTTTCACCCGCGAGTTTCTTTCTGCGAACGGCGGCTTGAATCTGGATGCCTTTTGCTTTTTTGAGCGGGATGCCCGGCACGTATTTCAGCTAACCACGGGTCAGGCAAACGAGATGGCCGCGTTGCTGCACAGCATTGAGCAGAAGTACGAAGCGCCGCACGCATACCGGGAAGAAATTTTGCGCAGCCTCATCCAGATTCTGCTGCACGAAACCGCACCGATTTACAGCGCGCAGCACGTATCGACCAAGGCCAAACAAACGCGCAGCCAGCTGATTGCCACCGGCTTCAAGCAGTTGGTCAGCAGTCACTATGCCACCGAACGCAGCTTGGGTTTCTACGCCGATAAGCTTTGCATCACTCCCAAGCACTTGGCCGAAACCGTGAAGGAAGCCACCGGCAAGCGCGCCGTGGAGTGGCTGGCCGAGGCCGTGCTGCTCGAAGCCCACGTGCTGCTGCAAAACCCCGCCCTGACCATTGCCCAAATTGCCGATACGCTGCATTTTGCCGACCAATCCACGTTCGGCCGGTTTTTCCGCAAAAGCGCCGGGGTTTCGCCAGTAGCCTTTCGGCAGGCCGTAGCGCGAACGTTGTAG
- a CDS encoding efflux RND transporter permease subunit, translating into MFSKFIRRPVFAIVISVSILLMGGLAIMQLPTSQFPEISPPLVMVSASYPGASAKVLTESVLIPLEQAVNGVPGMKYMTSDAVSAGEANIQIVFNLGTNPDQAVVNVNTRIAQVLNRLPLIVQREGVIVNRVVPNMLMYVNLYSKDKNTDMKYLFNFAGVNMIPELQRLGGIGRASILGSRQYAMRVWLKPDRMRAYNISVDDVMKSLDEQSVIGSPGRIGRADGKNAQSLEYVLSYQGRFNDVEQYKNVILRANPNGESLHLKDVANVELGSEYYDIYSNLNQYPSAAIVLKQTYGSNASDVIKEVKAKLEELKKSSFPPGMDYKITYDVSNFLDASIENVIHTLRDAFILVALVVFIFLGDWRSTLIPALAVPVSLVGSFIAMQAFGLTINMITLFALVLSIGIVVDNAIVVIEAVHAKMDEQHLSPYNAVRQVVGEISGAIIGITIMMTAVFIPVSFMSGPVGIFYRQFSITMATAIVISGLVALTLTPVLCAMILKNHHGQPKKQTPLQRFFDWFNRGFEKLTNAYVGLLQRIVANRIVTFVMLVAFGLGIWAISAGLPAGFIPSEDQGLIYAIVQTPPGTTLEQTNAVSKRLRDLAKDVPGIANISTLAGYEVLTEGRGSNAGTCLIDLKPWSERKESIAEIVENLEKKAHEIPGATIEFFEPPAVPGYGAAGGFQLQMLDKTSTGDYKALERVNNEFIAKLKKRKELAGVFTFFSANYPQYELKIDNELAMQKGVSIGNAMNTLSILVGSTYELGFIKYQRFFKVFVQASPEYRKLPEDILNMWAKNDKGEMVPFSAFMKIVKSQGANEINRYNMYPTGSIRGGAAPGYSSGEAIKAVQEVAETLPHGYGIDWGGLSKDEVSRGNESTVIFLIVLVFVYLVLAAQYESFLLPLAVIFSLVAGVFGSFLFIKIFGLANDIYAQVGLVMLVGLLGKNAVLIVEFAALKHEEGMSVRDAAIEGAKTRFRPILMTSFAFIAGLIPLVVATGAGAIGNRTIGSSALGGMLFGTVFGVIIIPGLYYFFGTLAGNSKLIKDENEAPILEGVEPRVTLEEMEPYA; encoded by the coding sequence ATGTTTAGTAAATTCATTCGCAGGCCAGTATTTGCCATTGTTATTTCGGTGTCCATTCTGCTCATGGGCGGGCTGGCCATCATGCAACTGCCCACGTCGCAGTTTCCGGAGATTTCGCCGCCGCTCGTGATGGTGAGCGCCTCCTACCCCGGTGCCAGCGCCAAGGTGCTGACTGAGTCGGTGCTGATTCCGCTGGAGCAGGCCGTGAACGGGGTGCCAGGCATGAAGTACATGACCTCCGACGCCGTATCGGCCGGTGAGGCCAACATTCAGATTGTGTTCAACCTGGGCACCAACCCCGACCAGGCCGTGGTGAACGTGAACACCCGCATTGCGCAGGTGCTCAACCGCCTGCCGCTGATTGTGCAGCGCGAGGGTGTGATTGTGAACCGCGTGGTGCCCAACATGCTGATGTACGTGAACTTGTACTCAAAAGACAAGAACACGGACATGAAGTACCTGTTCAACTTCGCCGGGGTGAACATGATACCCGAGCTGCAGCGCTTGGGCGGCATTGGCCGGGCCAGCATCCTGGGCAGCCGGCAGTACGCCATGCGCGTGTGGCTGAAGCCCGACCGCATGCGGGCCTACAACATCTCGGTGGACGACGTGATGAAGTCGCTCGATGAGCAGAGCGTGATTGGCTCGCCGGGCCGGATTGGCCGCGCCGATGGCAAGAATGCGCAGTCGCTGGAATACGTGCTGAGCTACCAGGGCCGCTTCAACGATGTGGAGCAGTATAAGAACGTCATTCTGAGGGCCAACCCGAACGGGGAAAGCCTGCACCTGAAGGACGTGGCCAACGTGGAGCTGGGCTCGGAATACTACGACATCTACTCCAACCTGAACCAGTACCCTTCGGCCGCTATCGTGCTGAAGCAGACCTACGGCTCGAACGCTTCGGATGTAATTAAAGAGGTGAAAGCCAAGCTGGAAGAGCTGAAGAAAAGCAGCTTCCCACCCGGCATGGACTACAAAATCACCTACGACGTGTCGAACTTCCTCGACGCCTCGATTGAGAACGTGATTCACACCCTGCGCGATGCCTTCATTCTGGTGGCGCTGGTGGTGTTCATCTTCCTCGGCGACTGGCGCTCGACGCTGATTCCGGCGCTGGCCGTGCCGGTATCGCTGGTGGGCTCGTTCATTGCGATGCAGGCTTTCGGCCTCACCATCAACATGATTACGTTGTTTGCGCTGGTGCTTTCGATTGGTATTGTGGTCGATAACGCCATCGTGGTGATTGAGGCGGTGCACGCCAAGATGGACGAGCAGCATCTATCGCCTTATAATGCAGTCCGACAAGTGGTTGGGGAAATCAGCGGTGCTATTATCGGTATCACCATCATGATGACGGCCGTGTTCATTCCGGTGTCGTTCATGAGCGGCCCGGTGGGCATTTTCTACCGCCAGTTCTCCATTACCATGGCCACGGCCATCGTGATTTCGGGCCTCGTGGCCTTGACGTTGACGCCGGTGCTTTGCGCCATGATTCTGAAAAACCACCACGGCCAACCCAAGAAGCAAACGCCGCTGCAGCGCTTCTTCGACTGGTTCAACCGTGGATTTGAGAAGCTGACCAATGCCTATGTGGGTTTGCTGCAGCGCATTGTGGCCAACCGCATTGTGACGTTTGTGATGCTGGTGGCCTTCGGGCTGGGCATCTGGGCCATCTCGGCGGGGCTGCCGGCCGGCTTTATTCCGAGCGAAGACCAAGGCCTGATTTACGCCATCGTGCAGACGCCTCCCGGCACCACGCTGGAACAAACCAACGCCGTATCGAAGCGCCTGCGCGACCTAGCCAAGGACGTGCCCGGCATCGCCAACATTTCGACGCTGGCCGGCTACGAAGTACTGACCGAAGGCCGCGGCTCGAACGCCGGCACCTGTTTGATTGACTTGAAACCATGGTCGGAGCGCAAGGAATCCATTGCCGAGATTGTGGAGAACCTGGAAAAGAAAGCGCACGAGATTCCCGGCGCGACCATCGAATTCTTCGAGCCACCGGCAGTGCCGGGCTACGGCGCGGCGGGTGGTTTCCAGCTGCAGATGCTAGACAAAACCAGCACCGGCGACTACAAGGCCCTGGAACGGGTGAACAACGAGTTCATTGCCAAACTGAAAAAGCGCAAGGAGCTGGCGGGCGTGTTCACCTTCTTCTCGGCCAACTACCCGCAGTACGAGCTCAAGATTGACAACGAGCTGGCCATGCAGAAGGGCGTGAGCATCGGCAACGCCATGAACACGCTGAGCATCCTGGTGGGCTCGACTTACGAGTTGGGCTTCATTAAGTACCAGCGCTTTTTCAAGGTATTCGTGCAGGCCTCGCCGGAATACCGCAAGCTGCCCGAGGACATCCTGAACATGTGGGCCAAGAACGACAAGGGCGAGATGGTGCCGTTTTCGGCCTTCATGAAAATCGTGAAATCGCAGGGCGCCAACGAAATCAACCGCTACAACATGTACCCCACCGGCTCCATCCGGGGCGGTGCCGCGCCGGGCTACAGCTCGGGCGAGGCCATCAAGGCAGTGCAGGAAGTGGCCGAAACCCTGCCCCACGGCTACGGCATCGACTGGGGAGGCTTGTCGAAAGACGAAGTGAGCCGCGGCAACGAGTCGACCGTGATTTTCCTCATCGTATTGGTGTTCGTGTACCTAGTGCTGGCCGCCCAGTACGAAAGCTTCCTACTGCCGCTGGCCGTTATTTTCTCGCTGGTAGCGGGCGTGTTCGGCTCCTTCCTGTTCATCAAAATATTCGGTCTGGCCAATGACATCTACGCCCAGGTTGGTCTGGTCATGCTCGTCGGGCTGCTGGGTAAAAACGCGGTACTTATCGTCGAATTCGCGGCCCTGAAACACGAGGAAGGAATGAGCGTGCGCGACGCGGCCATCGAAGGTGCCAAGACTCGTTTCCGTCCGATTCTGATGACTTCGTTCGCCTTCATCGCCGGCCTGATTCCGCTGGTGGTGGCCACCGGCGCCGGTGCCATCGGCAACCGCACCATTGGTAGCTCGGCGCTGGGCGGCATGTTGTTCGGTACCGTGTTCGGGGTCATCATCATCCCCGGCCTGTACTACTTCTTCGGCACCCTGGCCGGCAACAGCAAACTAATTAAGGATGAGAACGAAGCGCCCATCCTCGAAGGCGTAGAGCCCCGCGTGACACTAGAAGAAATGGAGCCTTATGCTTAA